A genomic region of Solibacillus isronensis contains the following coding sequences:
- the ltrA gene encoding group II intron reverse transcriptase/maturase: MQSQFDSLYAQSANGQNFYGLLDLMQSNENVRLAYRHIKRNTGSKTAGHDGLTIEDLKKLSVSEVVSKIQRMFVNYSPQAVRRVFIPKANGKTRPLGIPTIWERLFQQCILQVLEPICEAKFYKHSYGFRPNRNTHHTKARFETLINRACLYHCVDVDIKGFFDNVNHAKLLKQMWSFGIRDKALLSIISRLLKAEIIGEGFPTKGTPQGGILSPLLSNIVLNELDWWVSHQWESFKTQKLYKTYSGRYNAMKHSNLKHCYIVRYADDFKILCRTRSQAIKMFYAVKDFLETRLHLQISEEKSKVVNLKKNSSEFLGFRLKAHPKRTNKRTLYVARSHMTKKALDNAQLKVKQAIKTIQKYPSAENVWRFNTVIMGIQNYYSAASHITDDLNKLNTRLHKALYNRLKEMRKEATFKNFTKSLQKRYKGYECKLFKIKEMVLVPIHAQRCKVNLNFSQTICNYTTVGRDKIHQNLRTINKQVIAHVMKHFIPNRSIEYNDNRISRFIAQYGKCAVTGIELGLDDWHCHHKTPYHLSKDDSYGNLLILHESVHRLIHMRNNEKIQVLLNALKLDKKQLKKVNELREQCLNEPI, encoded by the coding sequence ATGCAATCTCAATTTGATTCTTTATATGCTCAAAGTGCCAATGGTCAAAATTTTTATGGTTTACTCGATTTAATGCAATCCAATGAAAATGTTCGATTAGCCTATCGCCATATTAAACGCAATACCGGCAGTAAAACGGCTGGACATGACGGATTAACAATTGAAGATTTAAAGAAACTATCTGTTTCAGAAGTTGTATCAAAGATACAACGAATGTTTGTAAACTATTCCCCCCAAGCTGTTAGGCGAGTCTTCATTCCGAAGGCAAATGGGAAAACACGTCCTCTAGGAATCCCAACGATTTGGGAGCGACTGTTCCAACAGTGCATCTTACAAGTGCTGGAACCGATTTGCGAAGCGAAGTTTTATAAACATAGTTATGGATTTAGACCAAATCGCAATACACATCATACGAAAGCCAGGTTTGAAACGCTCATCAATCGGGCGTGCTTATATCATTGTGTAGATGTTGATATAAAAGGGTTCTTCGACAATGTAAACCATGCGAAACTATTAAAACAAATGTGGTCATTTGGCATCCGAGACAAAGCGTTGCTTTCCATTATTTCACGTCTTCTAAAAGCTGAAATTATTGGCGAAGGTTTCCCAACGAAAGGTACACCGCAAGGTGGTATATTATCGCCACTTTTATCTAACATCGTACTAAATGAACTGGATTGGTGGGTCAGCCATCAATGGGAAAGCTTCAAAACACAAAAGCTATATAAAACATATAGTGGCAGATATAACGCAATGAAACATTCCAATTTAAAACACTGCTATATTGTGAGGTACGCAGACGACTTTAAGATCTTGTGCCGCACTCGTTCTCAGGCGATTAAAATGTTTTATGCCGTCAAAGATTTTCTTGAAACAAGGCTACACCTTCAAATTAGTGAAGAAAAATCGAAAGTGGTCAACTTAAAGAAAAACTCATCAGAGTTTTTAGGTTTTCGTCTAAAAGCACATCCGAAAAGAACGAATAAAAGGACTCTCTATGTTGCTCGCTCACATATGACAAAGAAAGCACTCGATAATGCACAGTTAAAGGTAAAACAAGCAATTAAAACGATTCAGAAATATCCATCAGCCGAGAACGTTTGGCGCTTTAATACAGTTATTATGGGAATTCAAAATTATTATTCCGCTGCGTCACACATCACGGATGATTTAAATAAGCTGAACACTCGTCTTCATAAAGCATTATATAATCGTTTAAAAGAAATGAGAAAAGAAGCAACGTTTAAGAACTTCACAAAGTCCTTACAAAAACGGTATAAGGGTTATGAATGCAAGCTCTTTAAAATAAAAGAAATGGTACTTGTACCCATTCATGCCCAACGTTGTAAGGTGAATCTAAATTTCTCTCAAACAATCTGTAACTATACTACCGTAGGTAGGGATAAGATTCATCAAAACTTGAGAACTATTAATAAACAAGTAATTGCTCATGTAATGAAACACTTTATTCCAAACCGTTCCATCGAATACAACGATAATCGGATTAGCCGGTTTATCGCACAATATGGAAAATGCGCTGTTACAGGAATCGAATTAGGACTGGACGATTGGCACTGTCATCATAAAACACCGTATCATCTTTCAAAAGATGATTCATACGGGAATCTGTTGATACTGCACGAATCTGTTCACCGTCTCATTCATATGAGAAATAATGAGAAAATACAAGTGTTATTAAACGCACTCAAGTTAGATAAAAAGCAACTTAAAAAGGTAAATGAATTGCGTGAGCAATGTCTGAACGAACCTATCTGA